The following proteins are encoded in a genomic region of Hydra vulgaris chromosome 05, alternate assembly HydraT2T_AEP:
- the LOC105848515 gene encoding fez family zinc finger protein 2 → MPRSFLVRRNIYTKIEDCSSNSENEEWHFLTGNESVSSSLTDISNKSSASYHSSNITLNSIIQYDKKYIQNDDASLQWDPCSPALIDDSMNCKPFSCSMCGKTFRLSSTLCRHKIIHTSQRPHKCYICFKSFNRSSTLKTHLKTHCKTKEFVCKICGKGFHQKGNLRNHSLIHTGEKPFTCPVCTKAFNKLSNLKFHLHRHTDQKPYRCRFCKLSMTRRGELKHHISIYHSEAL, encoded by the exons ATGCCTAGATCATTTTTAGTTCGTCGTAACATATAtacaa agataGAAGATTGTTCTAGTAATAGCGAAAATGAAGAATGGCATTTTTTGACTGGAAACGAATCTGTTAGCTCATCACTAACAGACATCAGTAATAAATCTTCAGCTTCGTATCACAGTTCAAATATTACTTTAAACTCTATCATTCAATATGATAAAAAGTACATTCAAAATGATGACGCATCTCTGCAATGGGATCCATGCTCTCCCGCTTTAATAGACGATTCGATGAACTGCAAGCCATTTAGTTGTAGCATGTGCGGGAAAACATTTCGTTTGTCTAGTACCCTTTGCAGACACAAAATTATTCACACTTCACAGAGACCtcataaatgttatatttgctTCAAGTCGTTTAATCGCTCATCAACATTAAAAACCCATCTTAAAACTCATTGCAAGACAAAAGAATTTGTTTGCAAAATTTGTGGAAAAGGATTTCATCAAAAAGGTAATCTAAGAAATCATTCATTAATACACACTGGAGAGAAACCTTTTACATGCCCTGTTTGTACAAAAGCATTTAATAAgctatcaaatttaaaatttcatttgcaTCGACACACAGATCAAAAACCTTATCGATGCAGATTTTGCAAATTATCAATGACTCGACGTGGTGAACTGAAGCATCATATCTCAATTTATCATTCCGAGGcattgtaa